Proteins encoded together in one Xenopus laevis strain J_2021 chromosome 6L, Xenopus_laevis_v10.1, whole genome shotgun sequence window:
- the tfpi2.L gene encoding tissue factor pathway inhibitor 2 yields MHASSFQALMAASLLIQVFGAPMQGNTTVCLLPLDEGPCKALIPHYYYDRYTQTCQEFFYGGCDGNANNFVSMEDCEKFCWKIKKVPKACRMVPDEGPCRGYIKRYAYNMKTMRCEQFIYGGCYGNDNNFQDKDSCINFCAPRRDAPSFCYSPKDEGSCSASVTRYYFNIESKACEEFVYTGCGGNSNNFIKVEDCDSVCKKGTKRPRNQNPKIPRIRRPRIQS; encoded by the exons ATGCATGCCTCCTCCTTCCAGGCTCTGATGGCAGCCAGCCTTCTCATTCAGGTCTTTGGCGCACCCATGCAAG GTAACACCACGGTTTGCTTGTTGCCCCTTGACGAGGGCCCCTGTAAAGCTCTTATCCCACATTATTACTATGATCGATATACGCAGACTTGCCAAGAATTTTTTTATGGGGGTTGTGATGGAAACGCAAATAATTTTGTGTCTATGGAGGACTGTGAAAAATTTTGCTGGAAGATCAAaa AGGTTCCCAAGGCCTGCAGGATGGTTCCTGATGAAGGACCTTGCCGCGGCTACATAAAGAGATACGCTTACAACATGAAGACAATGAGGTGTGAGCAGTTTATATACGGCGGCTGCTACGGCAATGACAACAACTTCCAAGATAAAGACTCTTGTATAAACTTCTGTGCCCCAAGGCGAG ATGCTCCCAGTTTCTGTTATAGCCCAAAGGATGAGGGATCATGTTCTGCTTCTGTTACTCGCTATTATTTTAACATTGAGAGCAAAGCCTGTGAAGAGTTTGTATATACTGGGTGTGGTGGAAACTCAAACAACTTTATCAAAGTGGAGGATTGCGACAGTGTGTGCAAGAAAG